The window TCACGATCTCATCCTGATCGTCGACCGCTCCCGCACCGCTGCCATTGACCGAGACAGAGTGCAGCACCCCTCGCGTCGCCACCGGCTCGCGCTCCGTCGGCGCCGGTGCATACACCTTCAGAAAATCAAGCAGATGGTCAGTCCCCACATTTCTCAGACCGCTGACATACAGCACGGGAAAAATACGATCCTCGCGAATCGCCTCATGCAGCGCGACGATGAGGTGTTGTTCAGGAATCGTGCCCTCGCGAAAGAACTCCTCCATCAACTCGTCTTTCCCCTCGGCGACAAGCTCAACCAACGCTTCATGCGCAGCCTTTGCGTCCGCCTTCACCGACTCAGGAATCGGCCCAACCTCACCACGCCCATCACCGTCCGGCTTGTACAGATAAGCCTTCATCGTCACCAGATCGACCACACCATGAAATCCGTGTTGGTCAACAATCGGCAGCTGCACCGGCACAATCTGCCTTCCCCACTTCTCCTGCAAAAGCTCGATCATTCGTTGCCGCCCCACTCTGCTATCGGCCTTGGGATGGTCAACCTGGTTGATAACCACGACACGCGGCAAGCTGACCTCGGCAGCATACTTCCAAACCCTGTCTGTGACAGCCTCAGCACCGCACTGCGCATTCACTAGCACCAACGCCATCTCTACAGGCAACATCGCCGCACGTGTCTCGTGCACGAACATATGAAAACCAGGTGTATCGATCAGATTGATTTTGACGCCACTCCACTCCGCAAACGCCACCGCATTCGACATGGTCGTCCTGCGTGCCATGTCCTCTTCGTCATAACACGTCACAGCCGAGCCATCCTCTACTCGGCCGCGAGTCGAGGTCATCTTCGCGGCATGCAGTAGTGCGCAGATCAGCGTTGTCTTTCCACAATGCGCGTGGCCCACCACGGCCACGTTGCGAATATCGCCTCCCAGATAGACCTTCATACTCAGGCTCCTTCCAGAAAAATCTGAATGGATCAATCTCAGTTACAGATGAGGGCTCTTCCCAAGCGTTCTCGGCCGCATCTGTTGTGAATAGAAATACCGTCACTGGCCTCAAGTTCAGACCGTCCAAAGGCCCATATCTTGAGGAGCACGGATGCTATCACAAACGCAGTTTCCGTTCCTCCCGAAATTTGCGCGCAAATAGATCTTGGCGGCAAAGACTCATCCCACGAAATATCTCTTTCCGCACCTATCGTTTAACATTGGCCGGCGGACATGTCGACTCCCGCACTACCAGTTCAGGCTCGACGATGATCTGTTGCGCATGCACCGTCAACTCAGACGTCCCGATCTGCTCCAAGACAGTCTGAGCCGCGAGCATCCCCATCCTCCGCAACGGCTGCCGCACCGTCGTCAGCGCCGGATTCTGAAACGCCGCCGACTGTACATCATCAAACCCCACCACAGAAACATCCTGCGGTACATGCAGGCCCGCCTCTCTCAACGCTTTGATCGCGCCGATGGCAGACACATCATTGAACGCAAACAACGCCGTAAACGTTTGCCCCTCCGACAACAGTGCTCGAGTTGCAACATAACCCGGCTCATGCGTCGGTTGGTCTCCCACCAGCTGCGCGACGAGCTTCGGAACGACAGTCAATCCCCGCTTCTCCATCGCATGACGAATCCCGCGCCACCTTGACTCCGTATCCGAGCTAAACCTCTGTCCCTTGATAAACGCTACTCGACGGTGTCCCAGTTCGCCCAGATGATCAATAGCAAGCTCCGCCGCCATCCTGTGATTTAACACAATATTGGTCACGCCTTTAGGCTCATGATGACCCGACACCGTGACAGTCGGAATCGCCCACCGGTCCCGCAGCAACGTGTCCACCGCAATCACGCCTTCAACCGCCCGGTCACGAAACAACTGCTCGCTTCTCGCGATCATCTCCTCACGATGATGATGGCTGACCAGAAAATAAAAGTAGTCCGCCTGCATCAGAGCATCTTCAATTCCACTCAACACAAGCGTCGCGTAGCCTTCGCTCACCTCAGGCACAATCACGCCGACCGTCTGGCTTCGCCGATTGCGCAGAGAGCGAGCAAACAGATTCGGCCTGTAGTTCAACATCTCCGCCGCAGCAAAGATGCGGTCCTGCGTAACCTTCGGTATCGAACGAGCCGCAGGCGCCCCACTCAATACACGCGAGATAGCCGCCACCGACAGCCCAAGATGATCGGCGACGGCCTTTAAATTCGTCACCTTCGACTCCGCCTTGGGCGATGCTGTCTTTGCAGCTTCTGAGATCCGCGGACTTCTAGGCATTCAAGCAGTCTGTC is drawn from Edaphobacter lichenicola and contains these coding sequences:
- a CDS encoding LacI family DNA-binding transcriptional regulator, yielding MTNLKAVADHLGLSVAAISRVLSGAPAARSIPKVTQDRIFAAAEMLNYRPNLFARSLRNRRSQTVGVIVPEVSEGYATLVLSGIEDALMQADYFYFLVSHHHREEMIARSEQLFRDRAVEGVIAVDTLLRDRWAIPTVTVSGHHEPKGVTNIVLNHRMAAELAIDHLGELGHRRVAFIKGQRFSSDTESRWRGIRHAMEKRGLTVVPKLVAQLVGDQPTHEPGYVATRALLSEGQTFTALFAFNDVSAIGAIKALREAGLHVPQDVSVVGFDDVQSAAFQNPALTTVRQPLRRMGMLAAQTVLEQIGTSELTVHAQQIIVEPELVVRESTCPPANVKR